A single region of the Acidithiobacillus acidisediminis genome encodes:
- a CDS encoding LysR family transcriptional regulator: protein MDRRLDPSLLLIWAQAARAGNLHQAAERLFLTQPAVSHRLKLLQERVGEPLYRRTHRGISPTPMGIALWRIAERIEVAVAEASNLCTDSQGLLTGTAHLAASQSNAEVLLPRVLAQFHHTYPAIHLQVCSLNSRQARQSKEEYDLVFVEDDLPATEQGVWVQETLVETEIDLIVPANHPWAHTETAITLEDLEAADLIWREPGSGIREAVLQASKAAGISLAIRYEFSGLAAIREGVRSGLGFGFASRYHANLAADLRLLPLSPPIPHRLSVLHRTDASPATLALLQTLRSHLQTAEP from the coding sequence ATGGATCGACGCCTTGACCCCAGCCTGCTGCTGATCTGGGCACAGGCCGCTCGCGCTGGCAACCTGCATCAAGCCGCGGAGCGCCTCTTTCTCACCCAGCCGGCAGTTTCCCATCGTCTCAAGCTGTTGCAAGAGCGAGTGGGTGAACCACTCTATCGCCGCACCCATCGCGGCATCAGTCCTACCCCCATGGGCATCGCCTTGTGGCGCATTGCGGAAAGGATTGAGGTGGCTGTTGCGGAAGCCAGCAACTTGTGTACCGACAGTCAGGGGCTACTGACAGGCACAGCGCATCTTGCTGCGAGCCAGAGCAATGCCGAGGTATTACTACCCCGTGTTCTGGCACAATTCCATCATACCTACCCAGCCATTCACCTGCAGGTCTGCTCATTGAATAGTCGCCAGGCGCGGCAGAGCAAGGAGGAATATGATCTGGTCTTTGTGGAGGATGATCTCCCGGCGACGGAGCAGGGCGTCTGGGTACAAGAGACCCTGGTCGAAACCGAGATCGACCTGATCGTGCCCGCAAACCATCCTTGGGCACACACGGAAACAGCCATTACCCTTGAAGATCTTGAAGCTGCGGACCTCATCTGGCGCGAACCCGGCTCGGGTATTCGCGAGGCCGTTCTGCAAGCCAGCAAGGCAGCGGGCATCTCCCTGGCCATTCGTTACGAGTTCAGCGGCCTCGCTGCAATTCGGGAGGGGGTGCGCAGCGGCCTTGGTTTTGGCTTTGCCTCCCGCTACCACGCCAATCTTGCTGCCGACCTGCGTCTGCTCCCCCTCTCGCCTCCCATTCCCCATCGCCTCTCGGTGCTGCACCGCACGGATGCCAGCCCGGCCACCCTCGCCCTCTTGCAAACCTTGCGCAGTCACCTGCAGACTGCGGAGCCATGA
- the sfsA gene encoding DNA/RNA nuclease SfsA, translating to MKLPPLTPARLLRRYQRFLADCELASGEIVQVHCPNPGSMRSCAEPGQAVLLSWHGEGKRKLPWTWELYWSGASWVTINTQRPNAVVAEALQEQQIAELRGYATLRKEVSYGMRERVDFHLNDPDRGQVFLEVKSCTLLDEDGVLRFPDARSTRALRHLHALEQELRHGHRAVMLFLLGREDGRGFAPADTIDPEYGTALRRGRDLGIEILAYRSRVRPDSIEISNAEPLLF from the coding sequence ATGAAATTACCTCCGCTAACCCCGGCGCGCCTGTTGCGTCGATATCAACGCTTTTTGGCCGATTGCGAGCTTGCGTCTGGCGAAATCGTGCAGGTGCACTGCCCGAATCCCGGCAGCATGCGCAGTTGTGCCGAACCTGGCCAAGCCGTTCTGCTGTCCTGGCATGGCGAGGGCAAACGGAAGCTGCCCTGGACCTGGGAGCTGTATTGGAGTGGCGCCAGTTGGGTGACGATCAATACCCAGCGCCCCAACGCGGTGGTGGCCGAAGCGCTGCAGGAGCAGCAAATCGCCGAACTGCGAGGCTACGCCACCCTGCGCAAAGAGGTGTCGTATGGCATGCGAGAGCGGGTGGATTTCCATCTGAACGACCCAGATCGTGGTCAGGTATTTTTGGAGGTGAAGTCCTGCACCCTACTGGATGAGGACGGGGTGCTCCGTTTTCCCGACGCCCGCAGCACCCGCGCCCTGCGGCATCTGCACGCCTTGGAACAGGAGCTCCGGCACGGACACCGCGCGGTCATGCTCTTTTTGCTGGGCCGTGAAGATGGCCGAGGTTTCGCCCCCGCTGACACAATCGACCCCGAATATGGCACCGCCCTGCGTCGTGGGCGAGACCTGGGTATCGAAATCCTTGCCTACCGCAGCCGGGTCAGGCCTGATAGTATAGAGATCAGCAACGCGGAACCCTTACTCTTTTGA
- the map gene encoding type I methionyl aminopeptidase — MLRRAQTRPPVVIHNAEEIEKMRVAGQLTAMVLKMIAGHVRAGISTGELDRICHEYIVDELQGIPAPLNYQPSPEYPPFPKSVCISVNHVICHGIPGDRIVKEGDILNIDVTVIKDGFHGDSSKMFLVGDVPLKARRVVEVAHESMIRGIEVVRPGATLGDIGHAIQSYAEAQHCSVVREFCGHGIGRKFHDEPQILHYGEPGAGQSLVAGQTFTIEPMINAGKRHIKALPDGWTIVTKDHSPSAQWEHTVLVTDTGYEVLTQLPGDPL; from the coding sequence ATGTTACGCCGAGCCCAAACCCGTCCCCCCGTCGTCATCCACAACGCCGAAGAGATCGAGAAGATGCGTGTGGCAGGACAGCTCACCGCCATGGTCCTGAAGATGATCGCCGGTCATGTTCGTGCAGGAATCAGCACCGGAGAGCTCGATCGCATCTGCCATGAGTATATCGTCGACGAGCTGCAAGGCATTCCTGCGCCCCTCAACTATCAACCCAGCCCCGAATATCCCCCCTTCCCCAAATCGGTCTGCATTTCCGTCAACCATGTGATCTGTCATGGAATTCCGGGGGACCGGATCGTAAAGGAGGGGGATATCCTCAACATCGACGTAACCGTTATCAAAGACGGTTTTCATGGCGACAGCAGTAAGATGTTTCTGGTGGGTGATGTGCCCCTCAAGGCGCGGCGGGTCGTGGAAGTAGCGCACGAAAGCATGATCCGCGGCATTGAGGTCGTCCGCCCTGGCGCCACCCTGGGCGACATCGGCCATGCTATTCAGAGCTATGCCGAGGCGCAGCACTGTTCTGTGGTCCGGGAGTTCTGCGGTCACGGTATCGGGCGCAAGTTCCACGATGAGCCGCAGATTCTGCATTATGGTGAGCCTGGCGCCGGCCAAAGCCTGGTCGCTGGGCAGACGTTTACCATCGAACCGATGATCAATGCGGGTAAACGCCATATCAAGGCCCTTCCGGATGGCTGGACCATCGTGACCAAAGACCACAGCCCATCGGCACAATGGGAGCATACGGTCTTGGTAACGGATACCGGCTATGAGGTCCTCACCCAACTGCCCGGAGATCCACTCTGA